The proteins below come from a single Streptomyces spongiicola genomic window:
- the fxsT gene encoding FxSxx-COOH system tetratricopeptide repeat protein, which produces MTASRDGRIVTFYSYKGGTGRTMAMANTAWILAANGRRVLAVDWDLEAPGLHRFFHPFLDPSTLGATTGVIDLITEYAWAATSPVQRPDDWHRDYARIQPHAVSLTPENLGWEFPEGGTLDFVSAGRQNREYSATVSTFDWDNFYDRLGGGHFFDALRDDMKANYDYVLIDSRTGLSDIADICTVHLPDVLVDCFTLSDQSIDGAAAVARQIDERYGGRGIRVLPVPMRIDEGEKEKADAGRALARLKFDRFPTGLSGEELTSYWGAVEIPYRPYYAYEETLATFGDEAGLTNSLLSAFERLTTVITEGEITAMPTVGEEIRLRIRDAFTRRRPALPADLFLSYVAENRMWADWIESVLTRAGFRVVPRDVSAEPPGDGAALPAPETAARTVVLLSSAYLKSARAVRVWERAAAEDPGGGRGRRLLPLRVGDVRLTAPYIDRNPVDLFRLDEVHATSALLRALDRPVQLTDGVAPGPRFPGTVPKIWNAPARNPGFTGRSLVLERMRDQLSGGMAVVLPQPQTLYGLGGVGKTQVALEYVHRFMADYDLVWWISSEQSDDVVAGLADLATRLGAQGGEDMATASQEAVDLLRRGVPTSRWLLVFDNADDPEQLKRFFPSGGHILVTSRNQTWSQYGDALPVDVFLREESVEHLQRRAPGLTPQDADQVAAAVGDLPLAVEQAAAWIAETATPVAAYLEQLAQQAPRVLALNQPAGYPEPVAATWNVSIERLKERSPAAVRLLQLCAFFAPEPISANLLYSKEMIDALKPYDPSLQEKLVLGRVIREIGRFALAKVDQVSNSIQVHRLVQAVIRAQLSEEEQRDAQHAVHRVLAGARPDDDEPIDNPETWPRFNTIWPHLGPSEARYCEEPETRRLLIDRVRYLWKRGDWQAAGALGDDLREVWREMLGNDDLQYLYLRFHLSNIFRSQGRYVEARKLDEITLERQRAVLGPSHPHTYMTTSGLAMDLGTLGQYGKAMELATEAHEGFSQIFHESHPRTLAAANNLALNLRMVGQYARAREIDQEVFDRRTEVLGPEHPYTLSSATSLARDLREVGRYEDSVSLLSRTYDSYKRTLGRTFPGTLAAGKSLAVSLRRAGRPEDARRLTTATRNRYRAKYTSANPDTLACDLNLAADLFAAGEPVAARDLAQEVVDQYTKVPGGKHPYTLAAINNLGIYQWGCGEPETAERLLAANVRRMTDVLGTAHPHTLFCTVNLANARADLGDLESALETERRAVTRLREVLGTHHPEVLAVSSNTAVTLGSLGRKDEAAALRAETADELARLLGEDHALTRIARDERRTHRDLEPLAV; this is translated from the coding sequence ATGACAGCCAGTCGTGACGGACGCATCGTCACGTTCTACTCCTACAAGGGAGGGACCGGGCGGACGATGGCCATGGCCAACACCGCCTGGATACTCGCCGCCAACGGCAGGCGGGTCCTCGCCGTCGACTGGGACCTGGAAGCGCCCGGCCTGCACCGCTTCTTCCACCCCTTCCTCGACCCGTCCACGCTCGGCGCCACCACCGGTGTCATCGACCTGATCACCGAGTACGCCTGGGCCGCGACGAGTCCCGTGCAGCGTCCCGACGACTGGCACCGGGACTACGCGCGCATCCAGCCGCACGCCGTGTCCCTGACCCCCGAGAACCTCGGCTGGGAGTTCCCCGAGGGCGGCACCCTCGACTTCGTCTCGGCGGGCAGGCAGAACCGCGAGTACTCGGCGACCGTCTCCACCTTCGACTGGGACAACTTCTACGACCGGCTCGGCGGCGGGCACTTCTTCGACGCACTGCGCGACGACATGAAGGCCAACTACGACTACGTCCTCATCGACAGCCGCACCGGGCTCAGCGACATCGCGGACATCTGCACCGTCCACCTCCCGGACGTCCTCGTCGACTGCTTCACCCTCAGCGACCAGTCGATCGACGGCGCCGCCGCCGTCGCCCGCCAGATCGACGAGCGCTACGGCGGCCGCGGCATCCGCGTCCTGCCCGTCCCCATGCGCATCGACGAGGGCGAGAAGGAGAAGGCCGACGCCGGACGCGCCCTGGCCCGGCTGAAGTTCGACCGTTTCCCCACCGGCCTGTCCGGCGAGGAACTCACCTCCTACTGGGGCGCCGTGGAGATCCCGTACCGCCCCTACTACGCCTACGAGGAGACCCTCGCCACCTTCGGCGACGAGGCCGGACTCACCAACTCCCTGCTCTCCGCCTTCGAACGGCTCACCACCGTCATCACCGAAGGGGAGATCACCGCCATGCCCACCGTCGGCGAGGAGATCAGGCTGCGGATCAGGGACGCCTTCACCCGCCGCCGGCCCGCGCTGCCCGCCGACCTGTTCCTCAGCTATGTCGCCGAGAACCGGATGTGGGCGGACTGGATCGAGTCCGTCCTCACCCGCGCCGGGTTCCGGGTCGTGCCGCGCGACGTCTCGGCGGAACCGCCCGGGGACGGCGCAGCCCTCCCCGCACCCGAGACCGCCGCCCGCACCGTCGTGCTGCTCTCCAGCGCCTACCTCAAGTCGGCCCGCGCCGTACGGGTGTGGGAACGGGCCGCGGCCGAGGACCCGGGCGGGGGCCGCGGGCGCCGTCTGCTTCCGCTGCGCGTCGGCGACGTACGCCTCACCGCCCCCTACATCGACCGCAACCCCGTCGACCTCTTCCGCCTCGACGAGGTGCACGCCACCAGCGCGCTGCTGCGCGCGCTCGACCGTCCGGTCCAGCTCACCGACGGGGTCGCCCCCGGCCCCCGCTTCCCCGGTACCGTCCCGAAGATCTGGAACGCGCCCGCCCGCAACCCGGGCTTCACCGGCCGGTCCCTGGTCCTGGAGCGGATGCGGGACCAGCTCAGCGGCGGCATGGCCGTCGTGCTGCCGCAGCCCCAGACGCTGTACGGCCTCGGCGGCGTCGGCAAGACCCAGGTCGCGCTGGAGTACGTGCACCGCTTCATGGCCGACTACGACCTGGTGTGGTGGATCTCCTCCGAGCAGTCCGACGACGTCGTCGCCGGACTCGCCGACCTCGCCACCCGCCTCGGCGCCCAGGGCGGCGAGGACATGGCCACCGCCTCCCAGGAGGCGGTCGACCTGCTCAGGCGGGGTGTGCCGACCTCCCGCTGGCTGCTGGTCTTCGACAACGCCGACGACCCCGAGCAGCTCAAGCGGTTCTTCCCGAGCGGCGGCCACATCCTCGTCACCTCCAGGAACCAGACCTGGTCCCAGTACGGCGACGCCCTGCCCGTCGACGTCTTCCTCCGCGAGGAGTCCGTCGAGCACCTCCAGCGCCGCGCGCCCGGACTCACCCCGCAGGACGCCGACCAGGTCGCCGCCGCCGTCGGCGACCTGCCGCTCGCCGTCGAGCAGGCCGCCGCCTGGATCGCCGAGACCGCCACGCCCGTCGCCGCCTACCTGGAGCAGCTCGCCCAGCAGGCGCCCCGCGTCCTCGCGCTCAACCAGCCCGCCGGCTACCCGGAGCCGGTAGCCGCGACCTGGAACGTCTCCATCGAGCGCCTCAAGGAGCGCTCACCGGCCGCGGTGCGGCTGCTCCAGCTCTGCGCCTTCTTCGCCCCCGAGCCGATCTCGGCGAACCTCCTCTACAGCAAGGAGATGATCGACGCGCTCAAGCCGTACGACCCCTCCCTCCAGGAGAAGCTCGTACTCGGCCGCGTCATCCGCGAGATCGGCCGGTTCGCCCTCGCCAAGGTCGACCAGGTCTCCAACTCCATCCAGGTGCACCGGCTGGTGCAGGCCGTCATCCGGGCGCAGCTCAGCGAGGAGGAGCAGCGGGACGCCCAGCACGCCGTACACCGCGTCCTCGCCGGCGCCCGGCCCGACGACGACGAGCCGATCGACAACCCCGAGACCTGGCCGCGGTTCAACACCATCTGGCCGCATCTCGGCCCCTCCGAGGCCCGCTACTGCGAGGAGCCGGAGACCCGCCGGCTGCTCATCGACCGGGTGCGCTACCTCTGGAAGCGCGGTGACTGGCAGGCCGCCGGCGCCCTCGGCGACGATCTGCGCGAGGTCTGGCGGGAGATGCTCGGCAACGACGACCTCCAGTACCTGTACCTGCGCTTCCACCTCTCCAACATCTTCCGCTCGCAGGGCCGCTATGTGGAGGCCAGGAAGCTGGACGAGATCACCCTGGAGCGTCAGCGCGCCGTGCTCGGCCCGTCGCACCCGCACACGTACATGACCACCAGCGGGCTGGCGATGGACCTCGGCACCCTGGGCCAGTACGGCAAGGCCATGGAACTGGCCACCGAGGCGCACGAGGGGTTCAGCCAGATCTTCCACGAGTCCCACCCGCGCACCCTGGCCGCCGCCAACAACCTGGCGCTGAACCTGCGGATGGTCGGCCAGTACGCACGGGCCCGCGAGATCGACCAGGAGGTCTTCGACCGCCGCACCGAGGTACTCGGCCCCGAGCATCCGTACACGCTCTCCTCCGCCACCTCGCTGGCCCGCGACCTGCGCGAGGTCGGCCGGTACGAGGACTCCGTCAGCCTCCTCAGCCGCACCTACGACAGCTATAAGCGCACCCTGGGCCGGACCTTCCCCGGCACCCTGGCGGCGGGCAAGAGCCTCGCGGTGTCCCTGCGGCGGGCCGGCCGGCCGGAGGACGCCCGCAGGCTGACGACGGCCACCCGCAACCGCTACCGCGCCAAGTACACCTCGGCGAACCCCGACACCCTCGCCTGTGACCTGAACCTCGCGGCCGACCTGTTCGCGGCGGGGGAACCGGTGGCGGCCCGGGACCTGGCCCAGGAGGTCGTCGACCAGTACACGAAGGTGCCGGGCGGGAAGCACCCCTACACCCTCGCCGCGATCAACAACCTCGGGATCTACCAGTGGGGCTGCGGCGAGCCCGAGACCGCCGAGCGACTGCTGGCGGCCAACGTCCGCCGGATGACCGACGTCCTCGGCACCGCCCACCCGCACACGCTGTTCTGCACCGTCAACCTCGCCAACGCCCGCGCCGACCTGGGCGATCTGGAGTCGGCCCTCGAGACCGAGCGGCGGGCGGTGACGAGGCTGCGCGAGGTCCTCGGCACCCACCACCCCGAGGTCCTCGCCGTCTCCTCCAACACCGCCGTCACCCTCGGCTCGCTGGGCCGCAAGGACGAGGCGGCGGCGCTGCGGGCGGAGACGGCGGACGAACTGGCGCGGCTGCTGGGGGAGGACCACGCGCTCACCCGGATCGCCAGGGACGAGCGCAGAACCCACCGCGACCTCGAACCGCTGGCCGTCTGA
- a CDS encoding TIR-like protein FxsC has protein sequence MFIWDGGRVQASSQQRAADHRPYFFLSYAHTPRYGAGVPDPDMWVERLFRDLCGHVMAMTDLSAGAPAGFMDREIRSGEGWSERLAEVLATCRVFVPLFSPRYFASEMCGKEWYAFAQREIFHQARSNRTAEAIVPALWVPVPPEQLPGPAERLQFNHRAFGDRYVTDGLYGLIKLRIFAEEYERAVYELAKRIVSVADATAVGPSRPLDYRQAPSAFGTPDRAGPRRTGPRPIQVTVAAPTLHDLPPGRDPQYYGDMPQDWNPYYPEAHRPLAYVARDLVRTLNYQATIASFDHDSTPLDSKRAPTRPELLIVDRWALEDDERREQLAAFDAEDRPWVSVVVPFNRDDHQSRGAEGVLGAKLAETLPTKLGQGRAACRAAARGVPSMEAFGQLLPQVVEAAAQQYLRHAQVYPPAGGSHTERPRLRGPMAAEYATTHYIPDTLDHAPDAEDADDSQS, from the coding sequence GTGTTCATATGGGACGGGGGGCGTGTGCAGGCGTCATCGCAGCAGCGGGCGGCGGACCATCGGCCGTATTTCTTCCTGAGTTATGCGCACACACCGAGGTACGGGGCGGGTGTGCCGGATCCCGACATGTGGGTGGAGCGGCTCTTCCGGGACCTGTGCGGCCATGTGATGGCCATGACGGATCTCTCCGCCGGTGCACCGGCGGGTTTCATGGACCGGGAGATACGCTCCGGTGAGGGGTGGTCCGAGCGGCTCGCCGAAGTCCTGGCCACCTGCCGGGTGTTCGTGCCGCTGTTCTCCCCCCGCTACTTCGCCAGCGAGATGTGCGGCAAGGAGTGGTACGCCTTCGCCCAGCGGGAGATCTTCCACCAGGCCAGGAGCAACCGGACCGCCGAGGCCATCGTGCCCGCGCTCTGGGTGCCGGTGCCCCCCGAGCAACTACCCGGCCCCGCCGAGCGGCTGCAGTTCAACCACCGCGCCTTCGGCGACCGCTACGTCACCGACGGACTCTACGGACTGATCAAACTCCGGATATTCGCCGAGGAGTACGAGCGGGCGGTCTACGAACTCGCCAAACGCATCGTCAGCGTCGCCGACGCCACCGCCGTCGGGCCCAGCAGACCCCTCGACTACCGGCAGGCCCCCAGCGCCTTCGGCACTCCGGACCGAGCCGGCCCGCGCCGCACCGGCCCCCGCCCCATCCAGGTGACCGTCGCCGCACCCACCCTGCACGACCTCCCCCCGGGACGCGACCCCCAGTACTACGGCGACATGCCCCAGGACTGGAACCCCTACTACCCCGAGGCGCACCGGCCGCTCGCCTATGTCGCCCGCGACCTGGTGCGCACCCTCAACTACCAGGCCACCATCGCCTCGTTCGACCACGACAGCACACCCCTCGACAGCAAGCGGGCCCCCACCAGACCGGAGCTGCTCATCGTCGACCGCTGGGCCCTGGAGGACGACGAAAGACGAGAGCAGCTCGCCGCCTTCGACGCCGAGGACCGGCCCTGGGTCAGTGTCGTGGTCCCCTTCAACCGCGACGACCACCAGAGCCGCGGCGCGGAGGGCGTCCTCGGCGCCAAGCTCGCCGAGACCCTGCCGACCAAGCTGGGCCAGGGCCGCGCCGCCTGCCGCGCCGCCGCCCGCGGCGTACCGAGCATGGAGGCGTTCGGCCAGCTCCTCCCCCAGGTCGTCGAGGCGGCCGCCCAGCAGTACCTGAGACACGCCCAGGTCTACCCGCCCGCCGGCGGCAGCCACACCGAACGGCCCAGGCTGCGCGGCCCCATGGCGGCCGAGTACGCCACCACGCACTACATCCCCGACACGCTCGACCATGCGCCGGATGCGGAGGACGCGGATGACAGCCAGTCGTGA
- a CDS encoding aminoglycoside N(3)-acetyltransferase, which yields MTGGAAERDALARRLAELGLRPGETVLVHAGIGGTGMDAAALRDALLRAVGEEGTLVVPAFTPENSDTSSAYLRRVAGMTPTQAAAFRAMMPAFDPAVTPSTGMGRLAESVRTTRGAVRSGHPQTSFAALGRRAGELLSRHPLTCHLGEESPLGALYRAGARVLMINVGFSVCTAFHLAEYRTGAPLRRYACVVRGAHGPQWTEYLDVELDDGDFGDLGAAFSRNIEQRGRLGGTEAALFSITDAVDHAVTWMSEKRR from the coding sequence GTGACCGGCGGAGCCGCTGAGCGCGACGCTCTCGCGCGGCGGCTGGCGGAACTGGGGCTGCGGCCGGGGGAGACGGTCCTCGTGCACGCCGGCATCGGCGGCACCGGCATGGACGCCGCCGCGCTGCGCGACGCCCTGCTGAGGGCCGTCGGCGAGGAGGGCACGCTCGTGGTCCCCGCCTTCACCCCCGAGAACTCCGACACGTCCTCCGCGTATCTGCGGCGCGTGGCCGGGATGACACCCACTCAGGCGGCGGCCTTTCGGGCCATGATGCCGGCCTTCGACCCCGCCGTGACACCGAGCACCGGGATGGGCCGGTTGGCCGAGTCCGTGCGGACCACCCGAGGCGCGGTGCGCAGCGGCCACCCCCAGACCTCGTTCGCCGCGCTCGGCCGGAGGGCGGGCGAACTGCTCTCCCGGCACCCGCTCACCTGCCACCTCGGTGAGGAATCCCCCCTCGGGGCGCTCTACCGGGCAGGGGCACGGGTATTGATGATCAATGTGGGGTTCTCCGTCTGCACCGCCTTCCATCTGGCGGAGTACCGTACCGGCGCACCGCTGCGCCGGTACGCCTGCGTGGTGCGCGGGGCGCACGGCCCTCAATGGACCGAATACCTGGACGTCGAACTCGACGACGGTGATTTCGGGGATCTCGGAGCCGCTTTCTCCCGGAATATCGAACAGCGGGGACGGCTGGGGGGAACGGAGGCGGCCTTGTTCTCGATCACCGATGCGGTGGACCATGCAGTGACGTGGATGTCCGAAAAGCGGCGTTGA
- the fxsBH gene encoding radical SAM/SPASM protein FxsBH, inactivated beta-hydroxylase extension form, which yields MTRPVVPFREIVLKVHSRCDLACDHCYIYEHADQSWRTRPKAVSDEAIFWTALRLAEHARKHALPSVSVILHGGEPLLAGPTRLRRVCEELTRALDGVAALDLRIHTNGIQLSPRYLELFDEFGVRVGISLDGDRAANDRHRRFADGRSSHPLVLKAAELLGADRWRHLNLGLLCTVDVANDPVAVHDALMELDPPRIDFLLPHATWDEPPPRPGGSPTAYADWLLAVFDRWDRQGRRVPVRLFASVLSTLSGGPGLTESLGLTPTDLVVVETDGTLEQADSLKTAYEGAAATGFDVFAHTFDEVAAHPGVRARQLGLAGVAGTCRECPVVRSCGGGLYSHRYRSGTGFDNTSVYCTDLEALVRGIEHRTAARSVPAAVADDGELRSEQHELTRLLLADLHRELGGRGGDAWARAWELAGTVDRHPGALDGLLTHPYTRGWLLGSLDALREGRAGAAPRPAARLASTVAAAAVRGGLDLAVPVPYEGGTLLLPTLGELRLDGVEPSGTAEVRPVEKGLLVRAGRSETRVPRPDEPGACWRPVRSLGRDGAPDLAIDDLDPYRDCFDVPVPPRLGHDEAAAWTDRLARAWGLLRARAPEQAAAAEASLTTLTPVDGPRPAVGRHGIGALGVPLRARAEELAPLLLRGWRRARLRALLEVTDLYADDGRWTHPAPWQEAPLPVSELLAGAYERAGLRAFDPDGAEAALRALDTLGRAAELTVGGKALLALLCEEADRDRRSR from the coding sequence ATGACCCGACCCGTGGTCCCGTTCCGCGAGATCGTACTGAAGGTCCACAGCAGATGCGATCTCGCCTGCGACCACTGCTATATCTACGAACACGCTGATCAGAGCTGGCGTACCCGCCCCAAAGCAGTCTCTGACGAGGCGATCTTCTGGACAGCTCTGCGACTGGCCGAGCATGCGAGGAAACATGCCCTGCCCTCCGTGTCAGTGATCCTGCACGGAGGGGAGCCGCTGCTCGCCGGCCCCACCCGGTTACGCCGGGTCTGTGAGGAACTCACCCGGGCCCTCGACGGTGTCGCCGCCCTCGACCTGCGCATTCACACCAACGGCATCCAGCTGAGCCCCCGCTATCTGGAACTCTTCGACGAGTTCGGCGTCAGGGTCGGCATCTCCCTCGACGGCGACAGGGCCGCCAACGACCGCCACCGCCGCTTCGCGGACGGGCGCAGCAGCCACCCGCTGGTGCTGAAGGCCGCCGAACTGCTGGGCGCGGACCGCTGGCGCCATCTCAACCTCGGACTGCTGTGCACCGTCGACGTCGCCAACGATCCCGTCGCCGTCCACGACGCGCTGATGGAGCTCGACCCCCCGCGCATCGACTTCCTGCTGCCGCACGCCACATGGGACGAGCCGCCGCCCAGACCCGGCGGCTCCCCGACCGCGTACGCCGACTGGCTGCTGGCCGTCTTCGACCGCTGGGACCGGCAGGGCCGCCGGGTGCCGGTGCGGCTCTTCGCCTCGGTCCTGTCCACCCTCTCCGGGGGGCCCGGACTCACCGAATCGCTCGGCCTCACCCCCACCGACCTCGTCGTCGTCGAGACCGACGGCACCCTGGAGCAGGCCGACTCGCTCAAGACCGCCTACGAGGGCGCCGCGGCAACCGGTTTCGACGTCTTCGCCCACACCTTCGACGAGGTCGCCGCCCACCCCGGCGTCCGGGCCCGCCAGCTCGGCCTGGCCGGCGTCGCCGGCACCTGCCGCGAATGCCCCGTCGTCCGCTCCTGCGGCGGCGGCCTCTACAGCCACCGCTACCGCTCCGGCACCGGCTTCGACAACACCTCCGTCTACTGCACCGACCTCGAGGCCCTCGTCCGCGGCATCGAGCACCGCACCGCCGCCCGGTCGGTGCCCGCCGCGGTCGCCGACGACGGGGAGCTACGGAGCGAACAGCACGAGCTGACGCGGCTGCTCCTCGCCGACCTCCACCGGGAACTCGGCGGCCGCGGCGGCGACGCGTGGGCCCGCGCCTGGGAACTGGCCGGCACCGTCGACCGGCATCCCGGCGCGCTCGACGGCCTGCTCACCCACCCGTACACCCGCGGCTGGCTGCTCGGCTCCCTGGACGCGCTGCGCGAGGGCCGGGCGGGCGCCGCGCCGCGCCCGGCCGCCAGGCTCGCCTCGACGGTCGCCGCCGCAGCCGTCCGCGGCGGCCTCGACCTCGCGGTCCCCGTCCCGTACGAGGGCGGGACGCTGCTGCTGCCCACGCTCGGCGAACTCCGCCTCGACGGGGTGGAACCCAGCGGTACCGCGGAGGTGCGGCCCGTCGAGAAGGGGCTCCTGGTACGGGCCGGCCGCAGCGAGACGCGCGTTCCGCGCCCCGACGAACCGGGCGCCTGCTGGCGGCCCGTCCGCAGCCTCGGCCGGGACGGGGCGCCCGACCTCGCCATCGACGACCTCGACCCGTACCGCGACTGCTTCGACGTCCCGGTGCCGCCCCGGCTCGGCCACGACGAGGCGGCCGCGTGGACGGACCGGCTGGCGCGTGCCTGGGGGCTGCTGCGCGCCCGCGCACCGGAACAGGCCGCGGCCGCCGAGGCGTCGCTCACCACGCTGACCCCCGTCGACGGTCCGCGGCCCGCGGTCGGACGGCACGGAATCGGCGCGCTGGGCGTCCCACTGCGGGCCCGTGCGGAGGAGTTGGCGCCGCTGCTGCTGCGCGGCTGGCGGCGGGCGCGCCTGCGGGCCCTGCTGGAGGTCACCGACCTGTACGCGGACGACGGCCGGTGGACGCATCCGGCGCCGTGGCAGGAGGCGCCGCTCCCGGTGTCCGAGCTGCTGGCGGGGGCGTACGAACGCGCCGGGCTGCGCGCCTTCGACCCGGACGGGGCGGAAGCCGCCCTGAGGGCACTGGACACCCTGGGCCGGGCCGCGGAACTCACCGTCGGCGGGAAGGCGCTGCTGGCGCTGCTGTGCGAAGAGGCGGACCGTGACCGGCGGAGCCGCTGA
- the fxsA gene encoding FxSxx-COOH cyclophane-containing RiPP peptide, with translation MKRGRVPLAEIDVRDAEAARKLDRVRPAGTDRSARMSTFNSAL, from the coding sequence GTGAAAAGGGGCCGGGTGCCCCTCGCCGAGATCGATGTCCGCGACGCCGAGGCGGCGAGGAAGCTGGACAGGGTGCGCCCCGCCGGCACCGACCGATCCGCACGGATGTCCACGTTCAACTCCGCGCTCTAG
- a CDS encoding DUF4231 domain-containing protein, protein MVFRNADLPALFHRADETAVDRQREAVKGTRSQLLLLVLGSVLAVLPWRGRIGDSFQLMGLLSASAYAWVLVAGLRGTRRRAKSHWQLNRSAAEFIRSMCWRYAVHGAPFDSGSPDPDRLFATRLEEGLRELRKVGWVDPREESGSAAAGELITTPMRLLREKVFSVRKETYVRDRLIEQRNWYHRRAEVSRRATALWTVVISLLTALALLFGVLRTFSVTDSAEPVPLLSAAAAACLAWSEIRRHQPLIAAHSLVEEDLAAIHIAMETSVTEEQWPAAVYETERIVSPQHTDWLVQHRS, encoded by the coding sequence ATGGTCTTTCGAAATGCCGACCTGCCGGCACTGTTCCACAGGGCGGACGAGACGGCCGTGGACCGGCAGCGTGAGGCGGTCAAGGGCACCCGGTCGCAGCTCCTGCTCCTGGTGCTGGGCTCGGTGCTCGCGGTGCTGCCGTGGCGCGGGAGGATCGGCGACTCCTTCCAGCTCATGGGTCTGCTCAGCGCGTCGGCGTACGCCTGGGTACTGGTGGCCGGCTTACGCGGGACTCGGCGCCGGGCGAAGTCGCACTGGCAACTGAACCGCTCCGCGGCGGAGTTCATCCGGTCGATGTGCTGGCGCTACGCCGTGCACGGGGCGCCCTTCGACTCCGGCTCACCCGATCCCGACCGGCTGTTCGCCACCAGACTGGAGGAGGGGCTCCGGGAACTGCGCAAGGTCGGCTGGGTGGACCCCCGCGAGGAGAGCGGGAGCGCGGCGGCCGGCGAGCTGATCACCACGCCGATGAGACTGCTGCGGGAGAAGGTCTTCAGCGTACGCAAGGAGACGTATGTGAGGGACCGTCTGATCGAGCAGCGCAACTGGTACCACCGGCGCGCGGAGGTCTCCCGGCGCGCGACCGCGCTGTGGACGGTGGTGATCAGCCTGCTCACCGCGCTCGCGCTGCTGTTCGGGGTGCTGCGCACGTTCTCCGTCACGGACTCGGCCGAGCCGGTGCCGCTGCTGTCCGCCGCGGCTGCCGCGTGTCTGGCGTGGAGCGAGATCCGGCGCCACCAGCCGCTGATCGCGGCCCACTCCCTGGTAGAGGAGGACCTGGCCGCGATCCATATCGCGATGGAGACCTCGGTGACGGAGGAGCAGTGGCCCGCGGCCGTGTACGAGACCGAGCGGATCGTCTCGCCCCAGCACACCGACTGGCTGGTGCAGCACCGCAGTTGA
- a CDS encoding S1 family peptidase, giving the protein MRIKRTTPTRGVARRTRLLAVATGLVAAASLAVPTAGAAEAPVAFSASQLSAASGAVLAADVAGTAWHVDKATNTLVVTADSTVSQAEIAKIRREAGANADALRIERTPGTFSKLISGGDAVYATSWRCSLGFNVRNSAGTSYFLTAGHCTDGAGTWYANSARTTVLGPTAGSSFPVNDYGIVRYSNTSISKPGTVGSVDITSAANATVGMSVTRRGSTTGTHSGTVTGLNATVNYGGGDVVYGMIRTNVCAEPGDSGGPLYSGSRAIGLTSGGSGNCSVGGTTFYQPVTEALSAYGVSVY; this is encoded by the coding sequence GTGAGGATCAAGCGCACCACCCCCACCCGCGGCGTGGCGAGACGAACCCGTCTGCTCGCCGTGGCGACCGGTCTCGTCGCCGCCGCGTCACTGGCCGTCCCCACCGCCGGTGCCGCCGAGGCCCCCGTCGCCTTCAGCGCGTCCCAGCTCTCAGCCGCGAGCGGCGCCGTGCTGGCCGCCGATGTGGCAGGCACCGCCTGGCACGTCGACAAGGCGACGAACACCCTTGTCGTGACGGCCGACTCCACCGTCTCCCAGGCGGAGATCGCGAAGATCAGGCGGGAGGCCGGTGCCAACGCCGACGCCCTCCGCATCGAGCGCACCCCCGGCACGTTCAGCAAGCTGATCTCGGGTGGCGACGCCGTCTACGCCACCAGCTGGCGCTGCTCGCTGGGGTTCAACGTCCGCAACAGCGCGGGCACCTCGTACTTCCTGACGGCGGGCCACTGCACCGACGGCGCGGGCACCTGGTACGCGAACTCCGCCCGCACCACCGTCCTCGGCCCGACCGCGGGCTCCAGCTTCCCGGTCAACGACTACGGCATCGTGCGCTACAGCAACACCTCCATCTCCAAGCCGGGCACCGTCGGCAGTGTCGACATCACCAGCGCCGCCAACGCCACGGTCGGCATGTCCGTGACCCGCCGCGGTTCCACCACCGGCACCCACAGCGGCACCGTCACCGGCCTCAACGCCACGGTCAACTACGGTGGCGGCGACGTCGTCTACGGGATGATCCGCACCAACGTGTGCGCGGAGCCCGGGGACAGCGGCGGCCCGCTGTACTCCGGCAGCCGGGCCATCGGTCTCACCTCCGGCGGCAGCGGCAACTGCTCCGTCGGCGGTACGACCTTCTACCAGCCCGTCACCGAGGCACTGAGCGCCTACGGAGTGAGCGTCTACTGA
- a CDS encoding cell division protein SepF, whose product MGSVRKASAWLGLVEDNDERYYDDEYAEGTGSGDQWVTDPRVRVASDTAEEQGRRIATVSPDSFRDARGIGEHFRDGVPVIVNLTSMEPADAKRVVDFAAGLTFGLRGSIERVATRVFLLTPADTEIVSGESAGRPGDGFFNQS is encoded by the coding sequence ATGGGATCGGTGCGCAAGGCGAGTGCATGGCTCGGTCTCGTCGAGGACAACGACGAGCGCTACTACGACGACGAGTACGCCGAGGGTACGGGATCCGGCGACCAGTGGGTGACCGACCCGCGCGTCCGGGTGGCCTCCGACACGGCCGAGGAGCAGGGGCGCCGGATCGCCACCGTCTCCCCCGACAGCTTCCGGGACGCCCGCGGCATCGGGGAGCACTTCCGCGACGGCGTCCCCGTCATCGTCAACCTGACCTCCATGGAGCCCGCGGACGCCAAGCGCGTGGTGGACTTCGCCGCCGGGCTGACCTTCGGTCTGCGGGGCTCCATCGAGCGCGTGGCGACCCGGGTCTTCCTGCTGACCCCCGCCGACACGGAGATCGTGAGCGGGGAGTCCGCGGGCCGCCCCGGCGACGGCTTCTTCAACCAGAGCTGA